A genomic stretch from Aminobacter aminovorans includes:
- the thiP gene encoding thiamine/thiamine pyrophosphate ABC transporter permease encodes MRARTSDPRITSGVIALAAIGILIGGAFAGLGIEAARNPQGAANAFDAYLFRIARFTLWQALLSTLLSVGPAIFVARALSRHPAFAGRALILRLFAVPLALPAIVAALGILSLYGRAGYFAKPLAALTGGTWPGIYGLSGILVAHVFFNLPLATRLVLEALQTVPADQWRLASQLGMGARSSFRLIEWPAIQAALPGISGLVFMLCITSFTIVLTLGGGPAATTLEVAIYQALRFDFDPARAVALTLLQIALTAVVVLALMRLGANTTGDANLPVAQRNYIRARVGEKAFNTTAILAALVFVGGPLLATIASGLEADLGRLAGEASVQRATLTSIVLATLSATLAAMLALSLVMARRALAGSRTGGEKTLLERFTDTGAGFVLVVPPIVIGAGWFVLVRQSVDVFALAPFMVVTVNAVMAMPFAVRAVRPAYDAASERHERLCAQLGISGWNRLRLIDWPVLRRPLATAFAFAMALSLGDLGVIALFGSDAVQTLPYLLLARMGSYRTDDAAGLALMLGLLCLALTMLADHLGRETSK; translated from the coding sequence ATGCGCGCTCGCACCTCCGACCCCCGCATCACCTCAGGCGTCATCGCGCTGGCGGCCATCGGCATCCTGATCGGTGGCGCGTTCGCCGGCCTCGGCATCGAGGCCGCGCGCAACCCGCAAGGTGCTGCCAACGCATTCGATGCCTATCTCTTCCGTATCGCCCGTTTCACGCTGTGGCAGGCGCTGCTGTCGACGCTGCTGTCGGTGGGTCCGGCCATCTTTGTCGCCCGTGCCCTGTCGCGGCATCCCGCCTTTGCCGGTCGGGCCCTGATCCTGCGCCTGTTTGCCGTGCCGCTGGCTTTGCCGGCGATCGTCGCAGCACTTGGAATCCTGTCGCTCTACGGCCGTGCCGGCTATTTCGCCAAGCCGCTTGCAGCGCTGACCGGCGGCACCTGGCCCGGCATCTACGGCCTGTCGGGCATTCTCGTTGCCCATGTCTTCTTCAACCTGCCACTGGCGACCCGGCTGGTACTGGAGGCACTGCAGACGGTGCCGGCAGACCAATGGCGACTGGCAAGCCAGCTCGGCATGGGCGCGCGGTCGAGCTTCCGCCTGATCGAATGGCCGGCAATTCAGGCGGCCCTGCCCGGAATATCAGGACTGGTGTTCATGCTCTGCATCACCTCCTTCACCATCGTGCTGACGCTCGGCGGCGGGCCGGCTGCAACGACCCTGGAAGTTGCGATCTATCAGGCGCTGCGCTTCGACTTCGACCCCGCGCGTGCCGTCGCCCTGACCCTGCTGCAGATAGCGCTCACCGCAGTCGTGGTGCTGGCGCTGATGCGGCTGGGGGCCAACACGACGGGCGATGCCAACCTGCCGGTGGCGCAGCGCAACTACATCAGGGCGAGAGTGGGTGAGAAGGCATTCAACACCACCGCCATCCTTGCCGCACTCGTCTTCGTCGGCGGCCCCCTGCTTGCGACGATCGCCTCAGGGCTTGAAGCCGATCTCGGCCGGCTGGCAGGCGAAGCTTCGGTGCAACGCGCGACACTGACCAGCATCGTGCTTGCCACGCTGTCGGCGACACTCGCGGCCATGCTTGCCCTGTCCCTCGTCATGGCGCGGCGGGCACTGGCCGGCAGCAGGACGGGCGGCGAAAAGACGTTGCTCGAACGCTTCACCGACACCGGGGCCGGCTTCGTTCTGGTGGTGCCGCCGATCGTCATCGGCGCCGGCTGGTTCGTACTGGTGCGGCAGTCGGTCGACGTTTTTGCGCTCGCGCCATTCATGGTCGTCACCGTCAACGCCGTCATGGCAATGCCCTTTGCCGTCCGCGCCGTCCGTCCCGCCTATGATGCGGCCAGCGAACGCCACGAAAGGCTGTGCGCCCAGCTCGGCATTTCGGGCTGGAACAGGCTTCGGCTGATTGACTGGCCGGTGCTCAGGCGCCCGCTCGCCACCGCATTCGCCTTTGCCATGGCGCTGTCGCTCGGCGATCTGGGCGTCATTGCGCTGTTCGGCAGCGACGCTGTGCAGACCTTGCCTTACCTTCTGCTGGCCCGCATGGGCAGCTACCGCACCGACGATGCGGCGGGACTTGCGCTGATGCTCGGGCTGTTGTGCCTGGCGCTGACGATGCTCGCCGACCATCTCGGCAGGGAGACTTCGAAATGA
- a CDS encoding ABC-F family ATP-binding cassette domain-containing protein, translated as MAPPLLNLDGIRLTFGGTPLLDGAALTAAAGDKIALVGRNGSGKSTLLKIAAGMIEPQDGVVFRQPSATIRYLPQMPDMDGFASVRAYVEAGLGPADDPHRATYLLDHLGLTGEESPADLSGGEARRAALARVMAPEPDILLLDEPTNHLDLAVIEWLEEELIRTSSALILISHDRRFLERVSRNTVWLDRGQTRRLDRGFAHFEEWRDQILEEEEREQHKLGRQIVREEHWLRYGVTARRKRNMRRLGELQTMRQTFRSHRGAEGVATMVASEAAESGKLIIEAKNIDKSFGDLTVVKGFSTRIQRGDRVGLVGPNGAGKTTLLKMLTGEMEPDAGSVRLGVNLEIATLDQKREAVDPNETLSSYLTDGRGENLVINGEQRHVVSYMKDFLFKPEQARTPVRELSGGERARLILARVLARPANLLVLDEPTNDLDMETLELLQELVAGFAGTVILVSHDRDFLDRTVTSIIAPDGEGRWIEYAGGYADMLAQRGGTKLDDRKSRKAANGQASAGRNEAEAPKAASKKLSFKQKFALESLPKKMEAVTASISRLENQIADPAFYERDPHGFQKTIAALDKERATLTALEEEWLELEMLREELEG; from the coding sequence ATGGCGCCACCGCTTCTCAATCTCGACGGCATCCGTCTGACCTTTGGCGGCACGCCGCTGCTCGACGGCGCGGCACTGACTGCCGCCGCCGGCGACAAGATCGCGCTCGTCGGCCGCAACGGCTCGGGCAAATCGACGCTGCTCAAGATTGCCGCCGGCATGATCGAGCCGCAGGACGGCGTGGTGTTCCGCCAGCCCTCGGCGACGATCCGCTACTTGCCGCAGATGCCTGACATGGATGGCTTCGCCTCGGTGCGCGCCTATGTCGAAGCCGGACTCGGGCCTGCCGACGATCCGCATCGCGCCACCTATCTGCTCGACCATCTCGGCCTGACCGGCGAGGAGTCTCCGGCTGACCTGTCCGGCGGCGAGGCGCGCCGCGCAGCACTTGCCCGCGTCATGGCGCCCGAGCCCGACATCCTGCTGCTCGACGAGCCGACCAACCATCTCGACCTTGCAGTCATCGAGTGGCTGGAAGAAGAACTCATCCGCACCTCGTCGGCGCTGATCCTGATTTCGCACGACCGCCGCTTCCTCGAGCGCGTCAGCCGCAACACCGTCTGGCTCGACCGGGGCCAGACGCGCCGGCTCGACCGTGGTTTTGCCCATTTCGAGGAGTGGCGCGACCAGATCCTCGAGGAAGAGGAGCGTGAGCAGCACAAGCTCGGTCGCCAGATCGTGCGCGAGGAGCACTGGCTGCGCTATGGCGTTACGGCACGGCGCAAGCGCAACATGCGCCGGCTCGGCGAGTTGCAGACGATGCGCCAGACGTTCCGTAGCCATCGCGGCGCCGAGGGCGTGGCAACCATGGTTGCAAGCGAGGCGGCGGAATCCGGCAAGCTCATCATCGAAGCCAAGAACATCGACAAGAGCTTTGGCGACCTGACCGTCGTCAAGGGCTTCTCGACGCGTATCCAGCGCGGCGATCGTGTTGGTCTCGTTGGCCCCAACGGTGCCGGCAAGACGACCTTGCTCAAGATGCTGACCGGCGAGATGGAGCCGGACGCCGGCAGCGTGCGGCTTGGCGTCAATCTGGAAATCGCCACCCTCGACCAGAAGCGTGAGGCTGTCGATCCGAACGAGACGCTGTCGAGCTACCTGACAGATGGCCGTGGTGAAAACCTCGTCATCAACGGCGAGCAGCGCCACGTCGTGTCCTACATGAAGGACTTCCTGTTCAAGCCCGAGCAAGCCCGCACGCCGGTGCGCGAGCTCTCGGGTGGTGAACGCGCCCGGCTGATCCTGGCGCGCGTGCTTGCCCGTCCGGCCAACCTGCTGGTGCTCGACGAGCCGACCAACGATCTCGACATGGAGACGCTGGAACTGCTGCAGGAACTGGTCGCTGGCTTTGCCGGCACCGTCATCCTCGTCAGCCACGACCGCGATTTTCTCGACCGCACCGTCACCAGCATCATCGCGCCCGACGGCGAGGGCCGCTGGATCGAGTATGCCGGCGGCTACGCTGACATGCTGGCCCAGCGCGGCGGCACCAAGCTCGACGACCGCAAGTCACGCAAGGCGGCCAATGGCCAGGCCTCAGCTGGCCGCAACGAAGCTGAAGCGCCTAAGGCCGCGTCGAAGAAACTGTCGTTCAAGCAGAAGTTCGCGCTCGAAAGCCTGCCCAAGAAGATGGAGGCGGTGACCGCTTCGATCTCGCGGCTGGAAAACCAGATCGCCGATCCGGCCTTCTACGAACGCGACCCGCATGGCTTCCAGAAGACCATCGCCGCCCTCGACAAGGAGCGCGCGACGCTGACTGCGCTTGAAGAGGAGTGGCTGGAGCTGGAGATGCTGCGCGAGGAGCTGGAAGGATAG
- a CDS encoding thiamine diphosphokinase: protein MTRFTILLGGELFRTSRLDRQVADSRIIAADAGIRHATTLGLTPELWLGDFDSVPSDLDPRFAGLPRETFPAEKDRTDGELAIDAALKLGATSLVLVGAFGGARADHAFLHFALALRLAEGGMDVLLTSGRQEALPLLPGTASFDYEDGMLFSVLAFSELTGLSEQGAKWPLDNVDVPFGSSLTLSNEVRGSLRISLGSGRALLLAHPFPASDF, encoded by the coding sequence ATGACCCGGTTCACCATACTTCTCGGCGGCGAGCTTTTCCGCACCTCGCGCCTCGACCGCCAGGTCGCGGACAGCCGCATCATTGCGGCCGACGCCGGCATCCGCCATGCGACCACGCTCGGGCTGACGCCGGAACTGTGGCTTGGCGACTTCGATTCCGTGCCATCGGATCTCGACCCGCGCTTCGCAGGTCTGCCCCGCGAAACCTTCCCAGCCGAAAAAGACAGGACCGACGGAGAGCTTGCCATCGATGCCGCGCTGAAGCTCGGTGCGACGTCCCTGGTGCTTGTAGGCGCCTTCGGCGGTGCGCGGGCCGACCACGCCTTTCTTCATTTCGCACTGGCGCTCAGGTTGGCTGAAGGTGGCATGGATGTACTGCTGACCAGCGGGCGCCAGGAGGCCCTGCCGCTTCTGCCCGGCACGGCATCCTTCGACTATGAAGACGGCATGCTGTTTTCCGTGCTCGCCTTCTCCGAGCTGACCGGGCTTTCAGAACAGGGCGCCAAATGGCCGCTCGACAATGTCGACGTGCCGTTCGGCTCGTCGCTTACCCTCTCCAATGAAGTGCGGGGTTCATTGCGGATTTCGCTCGGCAGCGGTCGTGCGCTGCTTCTCGCTCATCCCTTTCCTGCCTCGGATTTCTGA
- a CDS encoding homocysteine S-methyltransferase family protein: protein MCPATIELPHLGASIALTDGGLETTLVFLEGIDLPCFAAFPLLLDATGRDRLDSYFQRYLEIAERHGLSFVLDTPTWRANPDWGERLGYSRAALSELNRRAVAQAQALRAAYVGRGMTVLVNGVVGPRGDGYRPDLMMTPVEAADYHSDQIIAFRDAGADMISAVTMNYPQEAVGIACAAMGAGLPSVISFTVETDGRLPSGESLAEAIEIVDDETDGAPAYFMINCAHPSHFEGVLAEAGNWGHRLGGVRANASAKSHAELDAATELDPGDSADLARRYRAIRDSFGQIKVLGGCCGTDHRHIAAICEACL from the coding sequence ATGTGCCCTGCGACGATAGAACTCCCGCATCTCGGCGCCTCCATCGCCCTCACCGATGGAGGCCTTGAGACGACGTTGGTCTTCCTGGAAGGGATCGACCTGCCGTGCTTCGCGGCATTTCCGCTGCTTCTCGATGCAACCGGGCGCGACAGGCTCGACAGCTATTTCCAGCGCTATCTTGAAATCGCCGAACGACACGGCCTGAGTTTCGTCTTGGACACTCCGACATGGCGCGCCAACCCCGACTGGGGCGAAAGGCTCGGTTATTCCCGTGCAGCACTCTCTGAGCTCAACCGTCGCGCTGTCGCTCAGGCGCAGGCGCTGCGAGCGGCCTATGTTGGCCGCGGGATGACCGTCCTGGTCAATGGCGTGGTCGGGCCGCGCGGCGACGGCTACCGTCCCGACTTGATGATGACGCCTGTCGAAGCCGCAGACTATCACAGCGATCAGATCATCGCGTTCCGCGACGCCGGCGCCGATATGATCAGCGCCGTGACCATGAATTACCCGCAGGAAGCAGTCGGCATCGCCTGCGCCGCCATGGGCGCGGGCCTGCCATCGGTGATTTCTTTTACCGTCGAGACTGACGGGCGATTGCCGTCGGGCGAGAGCTTGGCGGAGGCGATCGAGATCGTCGATGACGAGACGGACGGCGCGCCCGCCTACTTCATGATCAACTGCGCCCATCCCAGCCATTTCGAAGGCGTACTGGCCGAAGCTGGCAACTGGGGTCACCGTCTTGGTGGCGTGCGTGCGAATGCGTCGGCAAAGAGCCACGCCGAACTTGATGCGGCGACTGAGCTTGATCCTGGCGATTCCGCCGATCTTGCCCGCCGCTACCGCGCCATCCGGGACAGCTTCGGCCAGATAAAGGTTCTTGGCGGCTGCTGCGGCACCGATCACCGCCATATCGCGGCGATCTGCGAGGCCTGTCTTTAG
- the thiB gene encoding thiamine ABC transporter substrate binding subunit: protein MRSLILSMTSALALATVAFPAAAEGRLTVYTYESFTSEWGPGPQVKKAFEADCACTVDFVSVADGVALLNRVKLEGAATKADIVLGLDTNLTAEAKATGLFVPHGAAGADVKVPGDWKDDTFVPYDYGYFAVVYDTEKLKNPPKSLKELVEGNPEEKIAIQDPRTSTPGLGLLLWVKSVYGDKAPEAWAKLKDRVLTVTPGWSEAYGLFTKGEAPMVLSYTTSPAYHMVAENTERYQAASFEEGHYLQIEVAGITTTGAKNPLAEKFMAFMTSPGFQDAVPETNWMLPAGKTDKPLNPAFDKLVKPTKTLIFSADEVAANRKAWVDEWLGVMSK, encoded by the coding sequence ATGCGCTCGCTGATCTTATCCATGACTTCCGCCCTGGCGCTGGCCACTGTTGCTTTCCCGGCCGCGGCCGAAGGCAGACTCACCGTCTACACCTATGAAAGCTTCACCTCCGAATGGGGTCCTGGCCCGCAGGTCAAGAAGGCGTTTGAGGCCGATTGTGCCTGCACGGTCGACTTCGTCTCGGTTGCCGACGGCGTGGCGCTGCTCAACCGCGTCAAGCTCGAAGGTGCTGCGACCAAGGCCGACATCGTGCTCGGCCTCGACACCAACCTGACCGCCGAGGCCAAAGCCACGGGCCTGTTCGTGCCGCACGGTGCTGCCGGCGCCGACGTCAAGGTTCCGGGCGACTGGAAGGACGACACCTTCGTTCCTTATGACTACGGCTACTTCGCCGTCGTTTACGACACCGAGAAGCTGAAGAACCCGCCCAAGAGCCTGAAGGAACTTGTCGAGGGCAATCCGGAAGAGAAGATCGCGATTCAGGATCCGCGCACCTCGACGCCTGGCCTCGGCCTGCTGCTCTGGGTAAAGTCGGTCTACGGCGACAAGGCCCCGGAAGCCTGGGCCAAGCTCAAGGACCGCGTGCTGACCGTGACGCCGGGCTGGAGCGAGGCCTATGGCCTGTTCACCAAGGGCGAGGCGCCGATGGTGCTGTCCTACACCACCTCGCCGGCCTACCACATGGTTGCCGAGAACACCGAACGTTACCAGGCAGCGTCGTTCGAGGAAGGCCACTACCTGCAGATCGAGGTCGCCGGAATCACCACGACGGGCGCCAAGAACCCGCTGGCCGAGAAGTTCATGGCCTTCATGACCAGCCCCGGCTTCCAGGACGCGGTGCCGGAAACCAACTGGATGCTGCCTGCCGGCAAGACAGACAAGCCGCTCAACCCGGCCTTCGACAAGCTGGTGAAGCCTACGAAAACGCTGATCTTCAGCGCCGACGAGGTAGCTGCCAACCGCAAGGCCTGGGTCGACGAGTGGCTCGGCGTGATGAGCAAGTAA